A single window of Arcobacter venerupis DNA harbors:
- a CDS encoding radical SAM/SPASM domain-containing protein, translating to MHIEITNICNLKCTFCPPKILPNGIMSLEKFDDLNAQLKPYTKELAYHMVGDPLVLTNLADYLNISLKHGLKVNITTTANNINEKYYDALMNPTIKQINFSINSYNANSHKKTLDEYLNPILNFVKFAQSKNHEYFINFRIWNLDEEKSAKEFNKKVFDKINETFDSNINIEEVYKERPKNIRIARKIFFNFDEYFSWPNLQNEIVSKSGFCYGLDSHFGILTNGDVVPCCLDQNACVNLGNTNTTQLEDILNSKRVKAIQQGFKNNILVEELCQKCEYRTRFDKQEKK from the coding sequence GTGCATATAGAAATCACAAATATTTGTAATTTAAAATGTACATTTTGTCCTCCAAAAATACTGCCAAATGGAATAATGAGTTTAGAAAAATTTGATGATTTAAATGCTCAATTAAAGCCATATACAAAAGAGTTAGCTTATCATATGGTTGGTGATCCTTTAGTTCTAACAAATTTAGCAGATTATTTAAACATAAGCTTAAAACATGGCTTAAAAGTAAATATAACAACAACGGCAAATAATATAAATGAAAAATATTATGATGCACTTATGAATCCTACAATTAAACAAATCAATTTTTCAATAAATTCATATAATGCAAATTCACACAAAAAAACACTTGATGAGTATTTAAATCCAATCTTAAATTTTGTTAAATTTGCCCAAAGTAAAAATCATGAATATTTTATAAATTTTAGGATTTGGAATCTAGATGAAGAAAAAAGTGCAAAAGAGTTTAACAAAAAAGTTTTTGATAAAATAAATGAAACCTTTGATTCAAATATAAATATTGAAGAAGTGTATAAAGAAAGACCTAAAAATATAAGAATTGCAAGAAAAATATTTTTTAATTTTGATGAATATTTTTCTTGGCCAAATCTACAAAATGAAATTGTCTCGAAAAGTGGATTTTGTTATGGTTTAGATTCTCATTTTGGGATTTTGACAAACGGAGATGTTGTTCCTTGTTGTCTAGATCAAAATGCGTGCGTAAATCTTGGAAATACAAATACTACACAACTAGAGGATATATTAAATTCAAAAAGAGTAAAAGCAATTCAACAAGGTTTTAAAAACAATATTTTAGTTGAAGAGCTCTGCCAAAAATGTGAGTATCGAACAAGGTTTGATAAACAGGAGAAAAAATGA
- a CDS encoding methyl-accepting chemotaxis protein, with protein MKNFSIKSKLLIIVIVTIILVATMIALKSISEINDLTNQNIEQYKQNAYKTSEEELKAYTNFAKNIVVNLYNQSLPENVKKNVENTLRNQSDFLFTVLTRLYEDQKGKISEDELKKLLLDTIDAVRYGEDKDYFFVYDENSTILKLPISPEREGTKNTQPYVKEFIDVAFKNGAGLVPYAQIVKGKEPRQKVSYVKLFKPFNWIIGTGAYIDNVTEALQKKALEDVSHLRFGKDGYFYIYDYDGVNLMHPIKPDLVGKNLIDLKSKKGVYYIKDLIEVAKKDGGMVTFDFEKPNDTKLYDKIGYSVGVNEWKWMIGTGAYTDVIEDNIEKMRKQSKENIASTIFGILLIALIVSVVIIMFVTFFINKEIIAPLNTFQVGLLNFFKYLNKETKNVEKISVRSNDEIGIMTNIVNTNIEKTNKLIQEDEKLINNVKEVVSEINKGNLRNRIDAHSDNESLEELKNILNDMLSIVSEKINNDLIVIDEVLNEYKNVNFTVRINNPHGRVAIALNSLADTINNMLVESKTNGLTLEESSNILLSNVDKLNQSSNEAAASLEETAAAIEEITSNIRNNTENISKMAILSNEVTASASQGEKLANQTTVSMDEINNQVNLINEAITVIDQIAFQTNILSLNAAVEAATAGEAGKGFAVVAAEVRNLASRSAEAAKEIKSIVETATVKANDGKKIAGNMIEGYKQLNGNITHTINLIQDIQNASKEQLLGIEQINDAVNQLDQQTQQNAAVASQTQDVAEITDEIARLIVSDANAKEFIGKNDVKAKKMSRGNNSSVDVKTTHVVHKQTKTAEVKKSVSSKADDAEWENF; from the coding sequence ATGAAAAACTTTTCTATAAAAAGTAAATTATTGATTATAGTGATAGTAACTATAATCCTTGTAGCTACAATGATAGCCTTAAAATCAATATCTGAGATTAATGATTTAACTAATCAGAATATTGAACAATATAAACAAAATGCCTATAAAACTTCAGAAGAAGAGTTGAAAGCTTATACAAATTTTGCAAAAAATATTGTGGTAAATCTTTATAATCAATCTTTACCTGAAAATGTTAAGAAAAATGTAGAAAATACTTTAAGAAATCAATCAGATTTTTTGTTTACAGTATTGACTAGATTGTATGAAGACCAAAAAGGTAAAATTTCCGAAGATGAATTAAAGAAGTTATTACTTGATACTATAGATGCAGTTAGATATGGAGAAGATAAGGATTACTTCTTTGTTTATGATGAAAATTCAACTATTTTAAAACTTCCTATAAGTCCAGAAAGAGAAGGAACTAAAAATACTCAACCTTATGTTAAAGAGTTTATTGATGTAGCTTTTAAAAATGGAGCAGGTTTAGTTCCTTATGCACAAATTGTAAAAGGTAAAGAACCCCGACAAAAAGTATCTTATGTAAAACTATTTAAACCTTTTAATTGGATAATTGGAACAGGTGCTTATATAGATAATGTAACAGAAGCTTTACAAAAAAAAGCATTAGAAGATGTATCTCATCTTAGATTTGGGAAAGATGGATATTTTTATATTTATGATTATGATGGTGTAAATTTAATGCATCCAATAAAACCTGATTTAGTAGGAAAAAATTTAATAGATTTAAAAAGTAAAAAAGGTGTTTATTACATAAAAGATTTAATTGAAGTTGCCAAAAAAGATGGTGGAATGGTCACTTTTGATTTTGAAAAACCAAATGATACTAAATTGTATGATAAAATTGGTTATTCAGTTGGTGTTAATGAATGGAAGTGGATGATTGGAACAGGTGCATATACTGATGTTATTGAAGATAATATTGAAAAAATGCGAAAACAATCAAAAGAAAATATAGCATCAACTATTTTTGGAATCTTATTGATTGCCTTGATTGTTTCAGTTGTGATAATTATGTTTGTAACATTCTTTATAAATAAAGAGATAATTGCACCTTTAAATACTTTTCAAGTTGGTCTTTTAAATTTCTTTAAATATCTTAATAAAGAGACTAAAAATGTTGAAAAAATTTCTGTTAGATCAAATGATGAAATAGGAATTATGACAAATATTGTTAATACAAACATTGAAAAAACAAATAAATTGATTCAAGAAGATGAAAAATTAATCAATAACGTTAAAGAAGTAGTTTCTGAAATAAATAAAGGGAATTTACGAAATAGAATAGATGCACATAGTGATAATGAAAGTTTAGAAGAATTAAAAAATATTTTAAATGATATGTTATCTATTGTTTCAGAAAAAATAAACAATGATTTAATTGTTATTGATGAAGTTCTAAATGAATATAAAAATGTTAATTTTACAGTTAGAATAAATAATCCTCATGGTAGAGTAGCAATTGCACTTAATTCTTTAGCTGATACGATTAATAATATGTTAGTAGAAAGTAAAACAAATGGTCTAACATTAGAAGAAAGTTCAAATATACTTTTATCAAATGTAGATAAATTAAACCAAAGCTCAAATGAAGCAGCAGCATCACTAGAAGAGACAGCAGCAGCAATAGAAGAGATAACTTCAAATATTAGAAATAATACAGAGAATATTTCAAAAATGGCAATTCTTTCAAATGAAGTAACAGCTTCTGCTTCTCAAGGTGAGAAATTAGCAAATCAAACAACAGTTTCAATGGATGAAATAAATAATCAAGTAAACCTGATAAATGAAGCAATAACAGTAATTGACCAAATAGCATTCCAAACAAATATTCTTTCTTTAAATGCAGCCGTAGAAGCAGCAACAGCAGGAGAAGCAGGGAAAGGATTCGCAGTAGTAGCAGCAGAAGTGAGAAACCTAGCTTCAAGGTCAGCAGAAGCAGCTAAAGAGATAAAATCAATCGTAGAAACAGCAACAGTAAAAGCGAATGATGGTAAAAAAATAGCTGGAAATATGATAGAGGGATATAAACAATTAAATGGAAATATCACGCATACAATAAATTTAATACAAGATATACAGAATGCATCAAAAGAGCAGTTGTTAGGAATTGAACAGATAAATGATGCAGTAAATCAATTAGACCAACAAACACAACAAAATGCAGCAGTAGCATCACAAACACAAGATGTAGCAGAAATTACAGATGAAATTGCAAGATTAATTGTAAGTGATGCAAATGCAAAAGAGTTTATTGGAAAAAATGATGTAAAAGCTAAAAAAATGAGTAGAGGGAATAACTCTTCTGTTGATGTAAAAACAACACATGTTGTGCATAAACAAACAAAAACAGCTGAAGTAAAAAAGAGTGTTTCGAGTAAAGCAGATGATGCAGAGTGGGAAAACTTTTAA
- a CDS encoding ABC transporter substrate-binding protein, with translation MKKIFQIHIIFLILFFNFLFANTQANNLEKVTLQLEWKHQFEFAGFYTAIEKGYYKDVGIELEIKEFKDGIYITQEVLSGNATFGISSSALILQKLNKKPVVLIASYFKQNALVLVTKPEIKTPADLKNKKIMAVDWEMGHTSLGVILKDAGITSNDYTLVNHDFKVDKFINGQVDAMSVFITSQPFELDKAGVKYNILNPADFGIYSYDVELFTSQKVINLNMEKVKNFVEATNKGWEYAFNHKEEIVDLIYNKYTKSKSKESLLFEAKQTEKLFKTNVFKIGAIAPELLKLNADMYTNLGLVDKSYDINPILNNYYFDINNKVQNILTDEEKNYIKNTTIKVHNESNWPPYNYNINGKAIGYSIDYMNLLASKVDLSVEYVSGYSWDNFLQLIKENKIDVMLNIGKTINREKYLNFTTPYAKTLDTVFTKKDLNNFRSLDDFNGKNLAVIKGFYEEELLKMFYPNINLILVEDSISGLKKLAYGQVDGFIDNFSVASYFMENDLIRNLKVAFEVKDERFNLNMHLATNKQNTLLQSILEKGKNEISQEELFELKRKWINSTPNSTELKRTIPLSKNEEKYLTDKKVFTMCVDPDWEPFEKLDKKGKYTGIAANIIELISSKLDIDIKVIPTKSWEESVKFSKEKKCELMSFLNETPQRKEWLDFTEPIFEDPNVVIGRIDSPSIKDLSKINASIALPKETAMYERFQKDFPNLVIIPVNSENEAFKLIEEKKADLTIRSMIISAYNIKENGFFNLKILYQPKDYENHLRIGVIKDESILRDILNKAILTISEDDIQNIVNKWVSIKYEKVEDYTYLWVSVGLIIIILIFFLYRQYLLKDNNNILQNEIRKRTQELDKLNSSLELRVKEELEKNKLFQEKLFKADKLASMGEMISNIAHQWRQPLSMISTVATGVKIQKELGTLDDNELIQNMDLINKNSQYLSETINDFKNFIKDDRKIKNYNLTNTINNFLHIVESSIKKDNLQVILNLNDEIKIDGYPNELIQCLINIFNNAKDALEEKKEEYPLIFISTTNKNNIVSISIKDNAGGIQEDIISKIYDPYFTTKYKSQGTGLGLHMTYKLIDEGMHGRIEARNVEYKYENKIYKGAEFIITLNI, from the coding sequence ATGAAAAAAATATTTCAAATTCATATAATTTTTCTAATTTTGTTTTTTAACTTTTTATTTGCAAATACACAAGCAAATAACTTAGAAAAAGTAACTTTACAACTAGAATGGAAACATCAATTTGAGTTCGCTGGTTTTTACACAGCAATTGAAAAAGGTTACTATAAAGATGTGGGAATTGAACTTGAGATAAAAGAGTTTAAAGATGGTATTTATATAACCCAAGAGGTTCTAAGTGGAAATGCAACTTTTGGAATATCTTCCTCTGCTTTAATTTTACAAAAATTAAATAAAAAACCTGTAGTTTTAATTGCTTCTTACTTTAAACAAAATGCACTTGTACTTGTTACAAAACCTGAGATAAAAACTCCCGCTGATTTGAAAAATAAAAAAATAATGGCAGTTGATTGGGAAATGGGACATACAAGTTTAGGTGTAATATTAAAAGATGCAGGAATAACTTCAAATGATTATACATTAGTAAATCACGATTTTAAAGTAGATAAATTTATAAATGGCCAAGTTGATGCAATGAGTGTATTCATAACCTCTCAACCATTTGAGTTAGATAAAGCTGGTGTTAAATATAACATATTAAATCCTGCAGATTTTGGAATTTATTCTTATGATGTTGAATTATTTACAAGTCAAAAAGTAATAAATTTGAATATGGAAAAAGTAAAAAACTTTGTTGAAGCTACAAATAAAGGTTGGGAATATGCCTTTAACCATAAAGAAGAAATTGTTGATTTGATTTATAATAAATATACAAAGAGTAAAAGTAAAGAATCTTTATTATTTGAAGCAAAACAAACAGAAAAATTATTTAAGACAAATGTCTTTAAAATAGGAGCAATTGCACCTGAACTACTAAAATTAAATGCAGATATGTACACAAATTTAGGATTAGTTGATAAAAGTTATGACATTAATCCTATATTAAATAATTACTATTTTGATATAAATAATAAAGTCCAAAATATTCTTACAGATGAAGAAAAAAACTACATCAAAAATACTACTATTAAAGTACATAATGAATCAAATTGGCCACCATATAATTACAATATAAATGGCAAAGCAATAGGATATTCAATTGATTATATGAATTTATTAGCCTCAAAAGTTGACTTATCAGTGGAATATGTTTCAGGTTATAGTTGGGATAATTTTTTGCAATTGATAAAAGAAAATAAAATTGATGTTATGTTAAATATTGGCAAAACGATAAATAGAGAAAAATATCTCAATTTCACTACACCTTATGCAAAAACATTAGATACAGTATTTACAAAAAAAGATTTAAATAATTTCAGAAGTTTGGATGATTTTAATGGAAAAAACTTAGCAGTAATAAAAGGTTTTTATGAAGAAGAACTTTTAAAAATGTTTTATCCAAATATAAATTTAATATTAGTCGAAGACTCTATCTCTGGTTTGAAAAAATTAGCTTATGGACAAGTTGATGGCTTTATTGATAACTTTTCAGTTGCGAGCTACTTTATGGAAAATGATTTAATTAGAAATTTAAAAGTTGCTTTTGAAGTAAAAGATGAAAGGTTTAATCTTAATATGCATTTAGCTACTAATAAACAGAATACATTATTACAATCTATCCTAGAAAAAGGTAAAAATGAAATTAGCCAAGAAGAATTGTTTGAACTAAAAAGAAAATGGATTAATTCAACTCCAAATAGTACTGAGTTAAAAAGAACAATTCCCTTAAGTAAAAATGAAGAAAAATATTTAACTGATAAAAAAGTCTTTACAATGTGCGTTGACCCAGATTGGGAACCTTTTGAAAAACTAGATAAGAAAGGTAAATATACAGGAATCGCTGCAAATATAATAGAATTAATTAGTTCAAAACTTGATATTGATATAAAAGTGATCCCAACTAAATCTTGGGAAGAAAGTGTAAAATTTTCAAAAGAAAAAAAATGTGAACTTATGAGTTTTTTAAATGAAACTCCTCAAAGAAAAGAATGGCTTGATTTTACAGAACCTATATTTGAAGACCCAAATGTTGTAATAGGAAGAATAGATAGCCCAAGTATAAAAGATTTATCAAAAATAAATGCTTCAATTGCTCTACCTAAAGAAACAGCAATGTATGAAAGATTTCAAAAAGATTTTCCAAATCTTGTTATAATTCCTGTTAATTCAGAAAATGAAGCTTTTAAACTTATAGAAGAAAAAAAAGCTGATTTAACTATTAGATCCATGATTATATCTGCATATAATATAAAAGAAAATGGATTTTTTAATTTAAAAATTTTATATCAACCTAAAGATTATGAAAATCATTTAAGAATTGGTGTTATCAAAGATGAATCTATCTTAAGAGATATTCTAAATAAAGCTATTCTTACAATATCTGAAGATGATATTCAAAATATAGTTAATAAATGGGTTTCAATTAAATATGAAAAAGTTGAAGATTATACTTATTTGTGGGTTTCTGTAGGTTTAATTATAATAATACTAATTTTCTTTTTATACAGACAATATTTACTAAAAGATAATAACAATATACTTCAAAATGAGATTAGAAAAAGAACTCAAGAATTAGATAAATTGAACTCTTCATTAGAGCTAAGAGTAAAAGAAGAATTGGAAAAAAATAAACTTTTTCAAGAAAAGCTTTTTAAAGCTGATAAACTAGCTTCTATGGGAGAAATGATAAGTAATATAGCTCATCAATGGAGACAACCTTTATCTATGATCTCAACTGTAGCAACAGGTGTAAAAATACAAAAAGAGTTAGGAACATTAGATGATAATGAGTTAATTCAAAATATGGATTTAATAAATAAAAATTCTCAATACTTATCTGAAACAATTAATGATTTTAAGAATTTTATTAAAGATGATAGAAAAATAAAAAACTATAATTTAACTAATACAATAAATAACTTCTTACATATTGTAGAATCCTCTATAAAAAAAGATAATTTGCAAGTAATTCTAAACTTAAATGATGAAATTAAGATTGATGGTTATCCTAATGAATTAATCCAATGTTTAATTAATATTTTCAACAATGCAAAAGATGCACTTGAAGAAAAGAAAGAAGAATATCCTTTAATATTCATCTCAACTACAAATAAAAATAATATTGTATCTATAAGTATAAAAGATAATGCAGGTGGAATACAAGAAGATATAATTTCGAAAATATATGACCCTTATTTTACAACTAAATATAAATCTCAAGGCACTGGATTAGGACTTCATATGACATATAAACTTATTGATGAAGGAATGCATGGAAGAATTGAAGCTAGAAATGTAGAATATAAATATGAAAACAAAATATATAAAGGTGCTGAATTTATAATAACTTTAAATATATAA
- the pyrF gene encoding orotidine-5'-phosphate decarboxylase yields the protein MSNAMKLCLSLDLPTAKENLALVEQIKDFDVWLKVGFRSYIRDGKKFLEDLKAINPNFKIFLDLKLYDIPNTMADAAFEIANFGLVDMFNVHASSGVEAMKTVMQRIKDVPNKPLVLAVTALTSFDNESFKAIYNEDISTKAIQFAKDTYTSGVDGVVCSAYESLDIKNNTSKEFITLCPGIRPFGEDSGDQKRVADIVFAKENLVDFVVVGRPIYKAENPKKVVEEILKNI from the coding sequence ATGAGTAATGCAATGAAATTATGTTTATCTTTAGATTTACCAACTGCTAAAGAAAATTTAGCTTTAGTTGAACAAATAAAAGATTTTGATGTTTGGTTAAAAGTAGGATTTAGATCATATATTAGAGATGGAAAAAAGTTTTTAGAAGATTTAAAAGCAATTAATCCAAATTTCAAAATATTTTTAGATTTAAAACTTTATGATATTCCAAATACAATGGCAGATGCAGCTTTTGAAATAGCTAACTTTGGACTTGTAGATATGTTTAATGTTCATGCAAGCTCAGGTGTTGAGGCTATGAAAACAGTTATGCAAAGAATCAAAGATGTACCAAATAAGCCTTTAGTTTTAGCAGTTACAGCACTTACTTCTTTTGACAATGAGAGCTTTAAGGCTATCTACAACGAAGATATATCTACAAAAGCTATACAATTTGCAAAAGACACTTATACTTCTGGTGTAGATGGTGTTGTCTGCTCAGCTTATGAAAGTTTAGATATTAAAAATAATACTTCAAAAGAGTTTATTACTTTATGTCCTGGTATCAGACCTTTTGGTGAAGATAGTGGTGATCAAAAAAGAGTTGCTGATATTGTTTTTGCAAAAGAAAATCTTGTAGATTTTGTAGTTGTTGGAAGACCTATATATAAAGCTGAGAATCCAAAAAAAGTGGTTGAAGAGATATTAAAAAATATTTAA
- the nusB gene encoding transcription antitermination factor NusB, whose product MATRTQARESVIGLLYAYDLGNEGIVKFVDEILEDKKIRNQQKEFALKLFNGTIENIESIDKEIISHLNQRTLEDIGSVEKSILRLAVYEILFEDLPKAIIINEAIELSKRLASDGAPKFVNGLLDKIVKA is encoded by the coding sequence TTGGCAACAAGAACACAAGCAAGAGAGTCTGTAATTGGTTTATTATATGCTTACGATTTAGGAAATGAAGGAATTGTAAAATTTGTTGATGAAATTTTAGAAGATAAAAAAATAAGAAATCAACAAAAAGAGTTTGCTTTAAAACTTTTTAATGGAACAATAGAAAATATAGAAAGTATTGATAAAGAGATTATTTCTCACTTAAACCAAAGAACTTTAGAAGATATTGGTTCTGTTGAAAAATCTATTTTAAGATTAGCAGTATATGAAATTTTATTTGAAGATTTACCAAAAGCAATTATAATAAATGAAGCTATTGAATTATCAAAAAGATTAGCAAGTGATGGTGCTCCAAAATTTGTAAATGGTTTACTTGATAAGATTGTTAAGGCTTAA
- the ribH gene encoding 6,7-dimethyl-8-ribityllumazine synthase: MKIIEGNLRLNGTEKIAIINGRFNHIITDRLVEGAQDAFKRHGGNEDNLDLILVPGAFEIPFALEKALSSGKYDAVCCVGAVIRGATPHFDYISAEATKGIATVGIKHGVPVSNGVLTTDTIEQAIERAGSKAGNKGAEAMVTIIEMLDLYAEMEK, encoded by the coding sequence ATGAAAATTATTGAAGGTAATTTAAGATTAAATGGTACTGAAAAAATCGCTATTATCAATGGAAGATTTAATCATATTATAACAGATAGATTAGTTGAAGGTGCACAAGATGCATTCAAAAGACATGGTGGAAATGAAGATAATTTAGACTTAATATTAGTTCCAGGTGCTTTTGAAATTCCTTTCGCTTTAGAAAAAGCACTATCTAGTGGAAAATATGATGCAGTTTGTTGTGTTGGTGCAGTAATCAGAGGAGCAACTCCACATTTTGATTATATTTCAGCTGAAGCTACTAAAGGAATTGCAACTGTTGGGATTAAACACGGTGTTCCTGTATCAAATGGTGTTTTAACTACTGATACAATAGAGCAGGCAATTGAGAGAGCTGGTTCAAAAGCAGGAAATAAAGGTGCAGAAGCTATGGTTACTATTATTGAGATGTTAGATTTATACGCAGAAATGGAGAAATAA
- the kdsA gene encoding 3-deoxy-8-phosphooctulonate synthase, which yields MKILTGPCVLEDRDTVMRIAEKLKPLSEDKRIDFYFKASFDKANRTSITSFRGPGLDEGLKIFEEIKEQFGYKVVTDIHESYQAAPAGEVMDILQIPAFLCRQTDLLVAAAKTPAIINIKKGQFLAADAMKHPVEKILNTRGITEVSYETSEKARVWLCERGNTFGYGALVVDMRNLLLLKQYAPVIFDATHSVQIPSTGGTTGGNSSFVPYMAKAAAAVGVDGFFFETHIDPSVAKSDGPNMLRIEDLYKTVSDIFAIQDALGYN from the coding sequence ATGAAAATTTTAACAGGACCATGTGTTCTAGAAGATAGAGATACAGTAATGAGAATTGCTGAAAAATTAAAACCATTAAGTGAAGATAAAAGAATTGACTTTTATTTTAAAGCTTCATTTGATAAGGCAAATAGAACAAGTATAACTTCATTTAGAGGACCAGGACTTGATGAGGGATTAAAAATATTTGAAGAGATAAAAGAGCAATTTGGATATAAAGTTGTAACTGATATTCATGAATCATATCAAGCAGCACCTGCTGGTGAAGTTATGGATATTTTACAAATCCCTGCATTTTTATGTAGACAAACTGATTTATTAGTTGCAGCTGCAAAAACACCTGCAATTATAAATATCAAAAAAGGGCAATTTTTAGCAGCTGATGCTATGAAACATCCAGTTGAAAAAATTCTAAATACAAGAGGAATCACTGAGGTTTCTTATGAAACATCTGAAAAAGCTAGGGTTTGGCTTTGTGAAAGAGGAAATACATTTGGATATGGTGCTTTAGTTGTTGATATGAGAAATTTACTTTTATTAAAACAATATGCCCCTGTAATCTTCGATGCAACGCACTCTGTACAAATTCCTAGTACTGGTGGAACAACGGGTGGAAACTCATCATTTGTTCCGTATATGGCAAAAGCAGCAGCAGCTGTTGGTGTTGATGGATTCTTTTTTGAAACACATATTGACCCATCAGTAGCAAAAAGTGATGGACCAAATATGCTTAGAATTGAAGATTTATACAAAACAGTTAGTGACATTTTTGCAATACAAGACGCTTTAGGATATAATTAA
- a CDS encoding potassium channel family protein: MRNNSLFIVLQKMRIPFLVIIITYTIAIIGLILIQGVDANGNPTKMSIFDAFYFISYTATTIGFGETPYTFTYPQRIWVTFSIYITVLGWFYGIGSLVSLLQDKLFIQEMQRTKFLRQIKNLNERFIIVLGYNQITKKIIIKALEQGVRSVVIEKDKLRINDLILENFTPTVPVLYSETYSVRVLEAAGITKRNCKAIVSLFEDDALNLKTTLIAKSLNKNVKVAVKSTTKNHTENLKDLDAQIIVNPFSIISSEINMALIAPNLFKIEKWLYKLGDLNSSLPLFPKGLYIICGYGRMGKKIFEKLNDNNIDVKLIEIKKNRDIEFTKNEISHLVFGDADDKELLVNIGINQAVAIVAATDDDTTNLSILATAKKLNPLIMTIVRENDLADDFLFRNANIDHIFTPSKIVVNKVTNALVNPLSDIFLRQIIKKDNIWASKLINRLVQDIDECPVLLEFEIAEFFAPEICKYLLTKEILFLDIFATSLYNHNQKNNVVPLLLQRDNDIILTPEWEYEIKIGDKLLLACDAHAKNDVEYICQNNYEFYYALTGKEKLTIFKGIK; this comes from the coding sequence TTGAGAAATAACTCTTTATTTATAGTTTTACAAAAAATGCGTATACCTTTTTTAGTAATTATTATAACTTATACTATTGCAATAATTGGATTGATTTTAATACAAGGTGTTGACGCAAATGGGAATCCAACAAAGATGTCTATTTTTGATGCCTTTTATTTTATCTCTTATACGGCAACTACAATTGGTTTTGGAGAGACTCCTTATACTTTTACTTATCCTCAAAGAATTTGGGTAACTTTTTCTATATATATTACTGTTCTTGGTTGGTTTTATGGAATTGGTTCTTTGGTTTCTCTATTGCAAGATAAACTTTTTATTCAAGAGATGCAAAGAACAAAATTTTTAAGACAGATAAAAAACTTAAATGAAAGATTTATAATAGTTTTAGGTTATAACCAAATTACAAAAAAAATCATAATAAAAGCACTAGAACAAGGCGTTAGAAGTGTAGTAATTGAAAAAGATAAATTAAGAATAAATGATTTAATACTTGAAAATTTTACACCAACAGTTCCTGTTTTATATAGTGAAACATACTCCGTACGAGTTTTGGAAGCAGCTGGAATTACTAAAAGAAATTGTAAAGCAATTGTTTCTTTATTTGAAGATGATGCTTTAAATCTAAAAACAACTTTAATTGCAAAAAGTTTAAATAAAAATGTAAAAGTTGCAGTTAAATCAACAACAAAAAATCATACAGAAAATCTCAAAGATTTGGATGCTCAAATAATTGTAAATCCATTTTCAATTATTTCATCTGAAATAAATATGGCTTTAATTGCTCCAAATTTATTTAAAATTGAGAAGTGGCTTTACAAATTAGGAGATTTAAATTCAAGTTTGCCACTTTTCCCAAAAGGTTTATATATCATTTGTGGATATGGACGAATGGGGAAAAAGATTTTTGAAAAATTAAATGATAATAATATTGACGTAAAGTTAATAGAAATAAAAAAAAATAGAGATATTGAATTTACAAAAAATGAGATTTCACATTTAGTTTTTGGTGATGCGGATGATAAAGAATTATTGGTAAATATTGGTATAAACCAAGCTGTTGCAATAGTAGCTGCAACCGATGATGATACAACAAATTTATCTATTTTGGCAACAGCAAAAAAACTAAATCCTTTAATTATGACAATAGTTAGAGAAAATGATTTAGCAGATGATTTTTTATTTAGGAATGCAAATATCGACCATATTTTTACTCCATCAAAAATTGTAGTAAATAAAGTTACCAATGCACTAGTTAATCCACTTAGTGATATATTTTTAAGACAAATCATTAAAAAAGATAATATTTGGGCTTCAAAACTTATAAATAGATTGGTGCAAGATATAGATGAATGTCCAGTTTTATTGGAGTTTGAAATAGCAGAATTTTTTGCTCCTGAAATTTGCAAATACTTATTAACAAAAGAGATATTATTTTTAGATATATTTGCTACTTCTCTTTATAACCATAATCAGAAAAATAATGTTGTCCCTTTGTTACTTCAACGAGATAATGATATAATACTAACCCCTGAATGGGAATATGAGATAAAAATAGGTGATAAACTTTTATTAGCATGCGATGCACACGCTAAAAATGACGTAGAGTATATTTGCCAAAATAATTATGAATTTTATTATGCATTAACCGGAAAAGAAAAATTAACAATATTTAAAGGAATTAAATGA